Proteins encoded within one genomic window of Salvelinus sp. IW2-2015 unplaced genomic scaffold, ASM291031v2 Un_scaffold1703, whole genome shotgun sequence:
- the LOC112071734 gene encoding homeobox protein Hox-A2a-like, with protein MNYEFERESGFINSQPSLAECLTSFPPVGDSFQSSSIKSSTLSHSTLIPPPFEQTIPSLNPGIHPRHSRPRHSPDGCIPLPTASLPPEYPWMREKKASKKNHLPTSTATAITSGPVCFSPKGSPEILDSGGEGSRRLRTAYTNTQLLELEKEFHFNKYLCRPRRVEIAALLDLTERQVKVWFQNRRMKHKRQTQCKENHNGEGKEPSAEDRTQSDEEEDEGSLFEQSLNIVTGALTERGACSFQQNSLSTSQQLQNVGPHNGVAQSYTVLPLSSNDKNLKHFPNPSPTVPGCVSTIGPGSAPGQDNGGSPAALDVSIQDFQVFSSDSCLHLSDATSPSLPESLDSPVDNLDISTDSFYFFSESLTTIDLQHLSY; from the exons ATGAATTACGAATTCGAGCGAGAGAGCGGTTTTATCAATAGTCAGCCTTCGCTTGCTGAGTGCCTGACATCTTTCCCCCCTGTCGGTGATTCATTTCAAAGTTCATCAATCAAGAGCTCGACGCTTTCACACTCGACACTGATTCCTCCTCCTTTTGAGCAGACCATTCCCAGCCTCAACCCAGGCATCCACCCGAGGCATAGCCGGCCCAGACACAGCCCCGATGGATGCATCCCGCTGCCCACTGCCTCCCTACCCCCGGAATACCCCTGGATGCGAGAGAAGAAAGCCTCCAAGAAGAATCACCTGCCGACTTCCACCGCGACTGCCATAACGAGTGGACCTGTATGCTTCTCCCCGAAAG GTTCGCCGGAGATTCTAGACAGTGGAGGAGAGGGTTCGCGGCGATTGAGGACTGCGTACACCAACACACAGCTCctggagctggagaaggagttccACTTCAACAAGTATCTGTGCCGACCGAGGAGGGTGGAGATAGCCGCCCTGCTGGACCTCACCGAGCGGCAGGTCAAAGTATGGTTTCAGAACCGGCGCATGAAGCACAAGAGGCAGACCCAGTGCAAGGAGAACCACAATGGCGAAGGGAAAGAGCCGAGTGCTGAGGACAGGACCCAGAGcgacgaggaggaggatgagggctcGTTGTTTGAGCAGAGCCTCAATATAGTGACCGGGGCCCTTACGGAGAGAGGGGCCTGCTCCTTTCAGCAGAACTCACTCAGTACTTCCCAGCAGCTCCAGAATGTTGGCCCGCACAATGGCGTGGCCCAGAGTTACACAGTTTTACCACTGAGCAGCAATGACAAAAATCTGAAGCATTTCCCCAACCCGTCACCCACTGTTCCAGGCTGCGTGTCAACAATAGGGCCCGGCTCTGCACCTGGCCAGGACAATGGCGGTAGTCCCGCGGCCCTGGACGTCTCAATACAAGACTTCCAAGTATTCTCCTCGGATTCTTGCCTTCACCTCTCTGATGCCACCTCGCCTAGTTTGCCAGAATCCCTGGACAGCCCCGTGGACAATCTGGACATATCTACCGACAGCTTCTACTTTTTCTCGGAGTCATTAACTACAATTGACTTACAGCATCTGAGCTATTGA